DNA from Methanocella sp.:
GATAGTTCCGTGATCTCCACGTCGAAGCTGATGAACTCCTCGACGATGATCTTGGCGGACGAGCCCCGGGCCTTTTCGGCTTCCTTGAAGGCCTTCTCGACGTCCTTCTTACTCTTCAGGAAGTATGAGCCCTTGCCGCTCGACGACTGTATGGGCTTGGACACGCACGGGTACCCAATACTGTCACATGCCTTCTTAAAGCTGGCCAGATCGGTAGCGTACTCGTACTTTGACGTCCTGGCCCCCGTGGAGGCGATGGCCTCACGGAGACGCTCGCGATGCATGGCGGTCCACACGGCCTCTGCGCAGGGCGCCACGAAGTAGCCCTCCTTTTCAAGCTTGAAGAGCGTGTCGATGTTGATGGCCTCTATCTCGGGTATGATAGCGTCGGGCTTCTCGCGGGCCATAATGGCCATGAGCGCCCGCTCGCTTTTCATGTTGATCGGGTAAGACCGATGTGCCACCTGCATGCCCGGCGAGTTGGCGTACCGGTCGACCGCCACGATCTCGATGCCCATGCGCTGGGCCTCGATCATCGTCTCTTTTCCCAGCTCTCCCGCTCCTAAAAACAGCAGCTTAGCCCCGTTCGCGTAGGGCGTGCCCAGAATCCTCCTCGGCTTCAGACTCATAACCAGGACCTCACGGTTTGTTATTGTATAAACGGCGGGATAGTTTAAAAAGATTGACTATTAATGTAAAATCGGCCGGAGCAAGGCGCTACGAGAAGCAGCCCGCCAGGTCCTGGCGCCCGACGGCCCGCAGCTTATCCTTCAGGAGCCGGCGCAGGTGCTCCACGTCCCCCTTTTTCGCCGATATGGGGGCGAGTCGGTCCATCCAGCCGCTCCATGGCGGGCTGAACCCGAGGCGCAGGGCGATGTCGTCCAGCACCATGTTTTTTTCCCGGTCGTAGATGTTGTCCATCTTGTTGACGGCCACGATGACCGGGATGTTCAGGTCTCTTAAAAACTGGAAGAGCTCGAGGTCGATGGGCACCTCGCCCCGGCCGTCCCACCGGTCCACGACCTCGGTGAACGATTTGGCGTCCACGACCTGGACGGCGGTAATTATTCTCGGCGCGTTGTCCTCGAAGTACCTGACGATGAGGTCTCTTATCCTGTGCTGTTTTTTATAGTCCACGTTCTTCATGTACCCGTAGCCGGGCATGTCCGTCACTAAAAGATCGCCAAAGCTGTAGTAGTTCGGGCGGAGCGTGACGCCGGGCCGCCTGCCGACGCGCACTTTAAGGCCGATCAGCTCCCGCATCAGCGTCGACTTGCCTACGTTGGAGCGGCCGATGAAGACGACCTCGTACTTCGCCTCGACGCGCTCGAACGCCGTATACTCTTCCAGGGGCATCCAAACGTATAGGGCCTCCGGTAAATGTAAAGTTATCGGGGCAGGTTTTTATGCACGGCCGCATTAATTTAATCTGATGACGTGCAGGACAGGCCCGGACAGGCGGCAGATCAAGGATGCCCCCATACAGTACGTTCCCCCGGAAGAGAAGAAGACTGTCATAGAATCACCCGAGAGGACGGAGCCTAAAAGGGGAAAAGAGGGCGGTGCGCCCGTAAAAACAAAAAGGTCTTAGTTACCAGATCCTGCCGAAGTAAAGGTTTAGCCCCAAGACGATGGCGCCGAAGATGATCGCCGAGACGATGACGAACAGGGGGTCTAACTTGATCGCGGATTCCTCGGCCTCGAAATAGCGCATGATACCGGCCGACGACATCAGTCCGCTCGTGTCTTTTCTCGCCATAGTGTGTCCTCCAGACGTTATACCCATTACACGAAGTATGATAAATAAGTTGCTACGTCCGCCCTCCAATACATAGGCTTATGGCCGAATTTTCACCGGGCCGAGAAGTTTTATTTTATCAGGGGGCCATTTATCCGTACCATGTCCGGGGAATACGTCGTATCGGGGACGCTCATCTATGGAGAGGAGCTCGAGGCACGGGAGGGCTACGTGGCCATCGCGGGCTCTAAGATCAGTGAAGTCGGCTTCGAGCGGTGCGACTCCGATATCCGGGGCATCGTCTGCCCCGCCTTCGTGAACTCCCATACGCATCTGGGCGACTCCATCGTGAAGGACCCGCCTTTCATGCCGCTCGTGGAGCTCGTGGCCCCGCCCGGCGGCCTCAAGCACCGGATACTGAGCGCCGCCGGGGCCGGCGCCATCGCGGGCGGCATGCGCTCCTCGCTCGAGGTCATGCGGCGGACGGGCACCTGCCACTGCATCGACTTCCGGGAGGGCGGCGCCGAAGGCGCCCGGCTCCTGCGGGAAGTGGCCGGCCCGAGGGCCACGATACTGGGGCGCCCGGCCCCGGGAGATTCCGTCGAGGCCGTCCTCGCCGCGGCCGACGGCATAGGCATCAGCAGCACGAGGGACCTCCCCCCGGGCGCCGCTGAGGATATCGCCGAAAAGACGAAAAAAGCCGGCAAAATAATCGGTATCCACGCGGGCGAGTTAAATAGAGACGATATAGATACTGCGATGGATATCATGCCTGACTTCTTAGTGCATATGGCGCAGGCCGTTGCTTCCGATATCCGCCGGGCCGCCGACCGGGGCATACCCGTGGTGGCGTGCCCGCGGTCGAACGCCATGACGGGCGTGGGGCTCCCGCCGCTGAAAAAGATGCATGACGCCGGAGTCACGCTGGCCCTGGGGACGGACAACGTCATGCTGGACTCGCCGGACATGTTCCGGGAGATGGAGTGGACGGACAAGCTCCTCGTTCACGACGATGCCTCCGTGCTGCGGATGGCGACGCTGAACGGGGCGAGGCTGGCCGGGCTCAAAAAGGGGGCGATATTGCCCGGCATGGACGCCGACCTCATCGTCTTCGACGCGAAGTCCGATACATTTAAATCTTCGCAGAATCTCATAAGCACCGTAGTCAGGCGCGCAGGGCCTGGCGACATTGGCTATTTTATTCACGAGGGTAAAGTATGTCGGAACTCTTCAAGAAAATTCTGATCGCGACCGACGGCTCGAAGCGGACGCAGAACGCCGTGGACATGGGCCTTAAGATCGCGAAGGACCGGGGCTCGAAAGTGTACGCGGTGTACGTAGTCGACACCGTGACCTTCACCTCCATTCCCATGGACGTCACATGGGAGAACATGTACCAGCTCCTTAAGGACGAGGGCGAGGACGCGGTCCGGGCCGTAAAAGACGCGGCCCCGGAGGGGGTCGAAGTGGAGACTCGCGTGCTCGAGGGAAACCCCGCCGCCGAGATAACGAAGTTCGCCAACGACAGCGGAGTAGAGCTCATCGTCATGGGCACGCTGGGAAAAAGCGGCATAGACAGGATCCTTTTAGGCAGCACGGCCGAGAAGGTCATCCGCATCGCCAGCTGTCCCGTGCTCGTGATCAAGAGCGACAAGAAGTGAGACCCAATATTTAAATAATATGAAATAATCTTCGAGGGATGTTATGAAGCAAATTGTGACCGTCGACGACATCATGATCAAAAGTGTCAAGAGCATCGAGATTCCCGGCTCCCGGGACGAGGTGCTCGATCTCATGCAGAAGGAGCGTATCTCCGCCGTGCCCGTCGTGAGGGATGGTACCCTTCTCGGCATCGTCACCCGCATCGACCTGCTGAAGCATCCGACCGAAGAGCAGATCGCGCTGTTGATGACCAGAGACCCCGTGACCATAACCCCGGACGCGCCCATATCCGAGGCCGCCCGCATCCTCATAATGACCGGCCTCCGCAGGCTGCCCGTCGTGGTGAAGAATAAGCTGGTAGGCATCGTGACCGTGGCCGACATCGTGGGCGCCATCGGCCAGATGGACATCACTTCGCCGATCAAGACATACGTAAAGAATGGCATCGTCGCGGTCTGGGAGGACACCCCCGTCAGCGTGGTCAGCGAAATAATAAGGCTCTCCAAGCACGACGCGCTGCCCGTGCTCAACAGCAAGAGCGAGCTTACGGGCATAATCACCATCACCGACCTGATCAACATGAGCCGCATCGAGGACTCCGTGGAGAGGTCCGACATGTCCTCCGCCAGCGACGAGGACAAGTGGACCTGGGAGAGCATGCGGGATACGATGAGCCTGTACTACGGCGTCTCTCGCATCAAGCTTCCGGATATCCCGGTGAAGAACGTCATGGTCAAGGACGTCATCACCGCGTTCCACAAGACGCCCGTCTCCGACTGCGCCAAGAAGATGCGCCGCAACCGCATCGAGCAGGTGCCCGTTATCACGGCGGACAATAAGCTGGACGGCCTCCTGCTGGACAGGGACCTGCTGACCGTGCTCGTGCACCAGGAAGAGTAAATTTCTTACCGGCCCGGGTGCGTCCGGCACCAGGGCTCTTTAATTCTAATGATCTGTTTTGCCAGGTGCCTTCTCGCCGACGGCGGCACCTCATACAACCCCGGTTCAAGATCGCGCTTTACTTTTTCATAGATGGGCAACGCCCGCCTGGCCCCGCACTTCCGGCACCGGTAACCCTTATTCCGGCCGACGGACTCCATGCTTTTACCGCAAACCGGACACTTCGGGGGGCTTGTCTTTACGAGTTGGGCGAGCTTGACGACCTCGAGCTTTTCCAGGTTCACCGTATCGCCCTTCACGCTTCCGAAGGCCTTCACCTCGTCGCCTTTTATTAGCTGTTTAACGATCTCCCGAAAGTTCTTCGTCGGCTCGAAGGCGGCGCATTTGATGGAGGCCCCGGCCTGCTCGATGCCGAAAAAGACGTGGCCGCCCTCGATGGCCTGCGGCTCGTCGCAGACGAAGCCCTCCAAAACGTAGGAGCGGTCGTTCCGCACGTCGGCCACCTTCGCCTCGACGAGGTGCATGTCGGTGCCCTGGTTGGTGATGAAGATCTGGGACCGCTCCACCGGCTCGGTGACGAGCATCTTTTGGGCTTTTAACAGTACTTCGGGGCTGTTGCCCCGGATGCCGTATAAAACGGGGTCGGGGGTGTGCGGGGAGAAGACGACGACCTTGTTGCGCAGGTCAACGTTGTCCCAGGTGTCCGGGTACGTGGCAGCGTCCATGCGGTAGACGGACTCGCGGTCCAGCCGCCGGGGCTTCTCGTAGTTCTCCGGCA
Protein-coding regions in this window:
- the engB gene encoding GTP-binding protein EngB; amino-acid sequence: MPLEEYTAFERVEAKYEVVFIGRSNVGKSTLMRELIGLKVRVGRRPGVTLRPNYYSFGDLLVTDMPGYGYMKNVDYKKQHRIRDLIVRYFEDNAPRIITAVQVVDAKSFTEVVDRWDGRGEVPIDLELFQFLRDLNIPVIVAVNKMDNIYDREKNMVLDDIALRLGFSPPWSGWMDRLAPISAKKGDVEHLRRLLKDKLRAVGRQDLAGCFS
- a CDS encoding preprotein translocase subunit Sec61beta, with protein sequence MARKDTSGLMSSAGIMRYFEAEESAIKLDPLFVIVSAIIFGAIVLGLNLYFGRIW
- a CDS encoding amidohydrolase family protein yields the protein MSGEYVVSGTLIYGEELEAREGYVAIAGSKISEVGFERCDSDIRGIVCPAFVNSHTHLGDSIVKDPPFMPLVELVAPPGGLKHRILSAAGAGAIAGGMRSSLEVMRRTGTCHCIDFREGGAEGARLLREVAGPRATILGRPAPGDSVEAVLAAADGIGISSTRDLPPGAAEDIAEKTKKAGKIIGIHAGELNRDDIDTAMDIMPDFLVHMAQAVASDIRRAADRGIPVVACPRSNAMTGVGLPPLKKMHDAGVTLALGTDNVMLDSPDMFREMEWTDKLLVHDDASVLRMATLNGARLAGLKKGAILPGMDADLIVFDAKSDTFKSSQNLISTVVRRAGPGDIGYFIHEGKVCRNSSRKF
- a CDS encoding universal stress protein, which encodes MSELFKKILIATDGSKRTQNAVDMGLKIAKDRGSKVYAVYVVDTVTFTSIPMDVTWENMYQLLKDEGEDAVRAVKDAAPEGVEVETRVLEGNPAAEITKFANDSGVELIVMGTLGKSGIDRILLGSTAEKVIRIASCPVLVIKSDKK
- a CDS encoding CBS domain-containing protein, translated to MKQIVTVDDIMIKSVKSIEIPGSRDEVLDLMQKERISAVPVVRDGTLLGIVTRIDLLKHPTEEQIALLMTRDPVTITPDAPISEAARILIMTGLRRLPVVVKNKLVGIVTVADIVGAIGQMDITSPIKTYVKNGIVAVWEDTPVSVVSEIIRLSKHDALPVLNSKSELTGIITITDLINMSRIEDSVERSDMSSASDEDKWTWESMRDTMSLYYGVSRIKLPDIPVKNVMVKDVITAFHKTPVSDCAKKMRRNRIEQVPVITADNKLDGLLLDRDLLTVLVHQEE
- a CDS encoding tRNA(Ile)(2)-agmatinylcytidine synthase, whose protein sequence is MLYVGIDDTDSKLGMCTTYLAAVLAERLAPFGLHGYPRLVRLNPNIKYKTRGNAALCLVLERGPVEEVEKIAVKAVEEYARFEDGNTNPGVVVHEGEVPDDVRAFALRVVRDVVDIPEALLLAKKHGMRVRRFKNGRGVIGALASIGLDLYDHTYELLAYRLPENYEKPRRLDRESVYRMDAATYPDTWDNVDLRNKVVVFSPHTPDPVLYGIRGNSPEVLLKAQKMLVTEPVERSQIFITNQGTDMHLVEAKVADVRNDRSYVLEGFVCDEPQAIEGGHVFFGIEQAGASIKCAAFEPTKNFREIVKQLIKGDEVKAFGSVKGDTVNLEKLEVVKLAQLVKTSPPKCPVCGKSMESVGRNKGYRCRKCGARRALPIYEKVKRDLEPGLYEVPPSARRHLAKQIIRIKEPWCRTHPGR